The sequence TAGAGATGTGGAGACTTCGAGGTGAGCTTGTGAGACTGTAAGTACGAGTCCTTTCCCTCTGATGGAGTAGCAAGCAACAGGTCCTCACGTGGAGAACCTCATAGAAATCTAGCCCCCTCTTGCGGTTTTTGCACACAGAAGGCACGAATCGATTCAAccttatttctgaataaaaatatatatacctGCAGCTTTCCTCTGAAAGATGATATGGTTACTGCTATTTCATCTCTTCTTGATACATTGTGTAGTGGTGGCATTCCCCTATAGTGTCTTCTTTTGATACTCATCAGAAATCTGGAAGGATCAAAATCACTTGAacaaaactattaaaatatGAGCAAAAACTAGAGTTGGTACTATCCGACACTGAGATATTGCTGtgctttctttcagaaaagaagggTATTTGCTTATTAAAACTACAATTTGAGGTGACTTTTTCATACAGAGATGTATAATGACTTGCAAGGCATTAAGCGGCTGACTCTGGAAGCACTGACAAGAGAACTATCCAGCAAAGCTTTTTTAAGAAGTACATACAGGAAAATACAGCCAAGCACTAACAGCTTCATACACTGAATTGAGTGCTGATGGTGAAAGAGTGTTTATAGATGGGGTAGTCATTAAGAATTGTCCAATGAAAGTCATTGAAGAGGTatgtctggaaaagaaaacattgataATGTCAGTTTTCTGCCAGTACAACTGCCAGACTGACAAAGGGAGTGTGAACTTGTTTTTCCAGCTCAAGAAAAGCACAAGACCTTCGAATGGTTTTCATTAATACTGTATGTGAATACCAATATTTCAAACACAtcaaaacttttaatttcagatCAAGGAACTGATGCAGCATTATTGTAGTGTTAGCTATATTTCAGAATGTGacggggggggaaaaaacaccaccaaatacatttttcttaagtGTATGAAATAGTAAACTTGCCTCAGTTGTAATCTGAAAACTGTGAAGTGGTGTAGTACGTGAGGCAGGGTAAGCAACCAAAGCTCATATCCTGCCTATTGCAAGGAAGCGCAGCAGTTAAATACGGAACTTTCCCCACTTACTCTTCACTGTATCAGCCATCTGCAATGTTACCACTGTAAAATTGGGTTGTGGTGATCCATTACGAATGCCACTTCTGACCTGCATTCATTTCAGTCAGAAGTGCAGCTTGAATCACTGCCGTTGTCACCAAACCTTTTTCAGTTTAGAATTTAGTGATATTTTGTACTGCAGAGTGGTCTAGTTGATCTCTGGGATTAGGGCTTTGAACCAGGATGGTGTTTGCTTCTCTAGGTGTGACACAATAcctgtatttttcttacagaaagctAAAACCACAATTGTCTAAGCCTGAGTGGGTCTGACAGTCTGGGTTTTTGGTAGCCATTATGGAGTGTATGAATGATCTGGACCTAATGGTAGATGTAAAGTGACTTTTGGTTTGTGAGCTGTTTCCTGACATTTATGTTTTTCCGTCAAAATGATGGATATTTTATGAGGCTGCTTAAAGGGGACAACTCATACCTCACTGCTGGCAAACACGagtctgaaaatacaaaatcataATGCCTTGTTCTGCAAATAAATTCACTGGAATCTCAGAGCGCTTTCATACACAACTCCAAGAGCAATTTCAAGTCTTTCTTAGTCATGCCAAGGAGATTGTTCTCCCAAAATCTATATGAAGATATGATCACCAGGCCCATTTCACACATCAGATGCATTTAGCAGAGCCATAAGCAAACAGGCCCTGAAAGATACATATGAACTAAGTAATCTCACCAGGGGTTTCCAcagatttttatattcttttgtaGATGTCCATTATGGTCCTTAATGATCATCTTGGTGGTACCTGGGACTGGACAGACTTAACCgaaagaatgttttctttgatttcaaTTATTAGACAGATACTGTCAACatataagggaaaaaatatcagaTTTTATAGTATTAAATTCTTGGTCATAAAAATGGGACACAATATTCTCAAGATGCAACATCACCAACGTAAAGAATTCTaactttttcctctgcagttacaagtgagcattttattttcctgaagtctGGCTTTattatttagaactttattattccttttaaaagtcAGGTTTATAAGTAGTTCAGCCCTTGATACCACTCAAATACAGAAACTTACTTGAACAAAATTCCtgttaaaataaactgaaggtTATATGAGCAAGAACTGTTGAGATCTAGCTCCTAATCTGCACCATATGTTGGCATGCTTCCTTCTTGGAGATaccattttgctttgcttccagtagttgacatttcttttacagaaaaaaatgattagAGGCTACAGATAGCCTAATGGATAGGAGGTGGGTATCTGCTGAATTGCCAGTGTCTATTTAAGGGTCACCATCTTCCACAACTATGTGCTGCATTCTGAGACCTCTCAAAATGCTTAGCATTTTTAACATCCTTTGCAAAATTCTCCAGTTGCAAAAATCACTCAGTGGGTATTAAGACTAGAATGGATTTAGAACTGACTTGCAACCTTCCAGAAATAACTTTGTACACTATGATAGATTACTAGCATGTCAACAATACTTAGGAATAGTCCCATGAGGTGGAAGAGTCAGGAAAAATAGGATCAAGATAGGTCTCTCCAGcaaaaaattattctcttaACAGCTCTCACTTAAGTATTTGCTACTGACTGAATCTGGTAGTTTATCATTAAATAGTAGCTTCTCTGTATATAGCTTCTGTATTTGATCTTCAGTGCGAACAAGAATGCATGGGAATATTCACTGAATCTGAGTCTTTCCACAGACGGGTTAGGGTTTCTGGCACTGCAGAAAGATGCTAGAAATTTCACTGTGTGAAGTAACGTGTTTCTGGGAAATTTCCGTCTCAACCTTTCCCACTGAGGCCATTACTGTGCAGTTATGAGTACATAGCAGTCACTTACTGGTTGAGAGTTGTGTCCATGAAATACTGTCCTGCTGTTTCCCcgtttgaaaaaaatacaatttctaCACATCTCGAGGGCACTTTCAACATTGTTATCTTGAGAATTTTAGGAGAAAATGCTTGATGATGTGCCACGAAATGTATGTGGGTTTGTTGCTATAATCGATTTCTTACTGCTTTATTAACCTTGTAAATCACTTCTGGTTTATTCCAAGGATGAGTAAGACAAACAGTTCAGGACAGTTAGTTGAAACCCTTCCATTCTGGAACAGCCTGACTGTTACAGAAGGTGCTTCTTAACATGGAAAATAGTAACTGTTTTGTAACTTTGTTATAAAATAACTTCCAGGCAGTGTACTTACAAAACAAGTTGGCCAAGGACCCCAGTAAGCTGGCCTGGGTGGGGCATTGGTATGACTGCTCATGCATCAGTTAAATAACATTTGTACGTGTCCTTTCCATCCAGCACATGCCCGTTACACCAGCGAGACCCAGAGGATCTCTGCGCCCTCTGGTGACCGACAACCGGGTGACGCTTTACCCGAACACGGTCAATGGCGTTACGGTGCGATACGCGGTACCCGCGAGCAGCTGGGACGTTTTACCCGAGGCAGTGGGAGATGGGCTCCTGAAGGTCTGAGTTAGTATAAAACGCATATTAATTCCAACTCATTACGTCTCACAAAAGCTAACCGGTTATATTTATGAAATGAGCGTCTTGTAACACACTTGTGTAACTCGAAACGTTTTCAAATGTAACTGAAACTCAGTTGACGGAAGCTCCTCAGTCGCACTCTATCCACACCTCGACTCACGGAGGAGGAAGAACTCGAGAAACTGACAGTTGTTGCCGTACCGTCACCCTGAAACGTCGCGGTCGGTGAGTCAATGTgtttagaaaaatgtgtttaagaaaagcctggacatggcacttagtgccctggtctagttgacagggtggtgtcagggcaacggttggactcgatgatcccagagggctcttccaacctggttgattgtGTGAGTCAATAACGACCCCACGAGCACAGGCCGCCGCCCGCAGCGCCCCGCCACCGGAACCGGCCCAGCCTGCGGaaccggccccgccccgcgcgcaAGCGCAGTGAGCGCGGCCGGGCGGAGGTGACACCCCGCGCTGCTGGGGCGCAGCGGCCGAGGACCTTCTGCGTGACCTTCACGCGATACGTGACCCCTGACGTCACCGCGGTGCCGGGCGGCGATTGGAGGCCAGCGCTCCGCTCCCTACGGCACCGCTGCGGCTCCCTCCTCACTGCGCAGGCGCAGCGGCTGCTGGCGGCCGCACCTGGTTCCGCGGGTGCCGGAGAGGCGGGGTGCGAGGAGAGCGCGGcggcgcccccggccccggccccggccccggccccggccccggccccggccccgcccgccgccgccatgaAGATCTGGACCTCGGAGCACGTTTTCGAGTGAGTGCAGCGCGGGGGCTGCGTGAGGGGGAGAAGCAGGACCGGtcgcggggcgggcgggcgcccCTCCGGAGGGCGCAGGGGGCTTCGCCGCCTCTGGGCCGCCTGCCCCCCGGGCCGGCTCGGCGCCGCAGCCCGGCTCCGGCCGCCGCGGCTCGCTCGCCTCCCTTGACCTTCCCCCCGCGTGTCCTTGCGGCCCCGGGGTCACTCGCCGGGAGGCGGAGCGCGGCGGGCACAGCTCCGAGCCGGCTGCCAGCGAGGCCGCTCCGCGGAGGGGTGCAGCCCGGGCGGCCGGGTCGCAGCGGGGCGGGCAGTGTGTGTGCGAGTGACACTGGGGGGCTTCTGAAGAGACGCACCCGGGGGGGCTGTGGAACCACGTACAAAGCAGACCCGGAGGTGCACCGGTGTAGTGCGGGTCCAGCCGCCGTGTCGGCCGCGTTAAGGGTTACCTTTATGCTGTCCTCGCCTTCCAGGTGTAGGAACTGACCAAAGCGTTATAAGTCGCTTCATGTTGTCAGGGCTCAAGTGCTCCAAAACACCTATgttgaaaaataatgcaaagaaaatatttgttagaGGAAAGTAACACCTTAATAAGTTACTGTAGCATTActgaaacctgaaaaaaattgcaatctTTCAGGATTATGTCACAGGAAAAAGGTTCTTATCAAATTATAGGCCAGAAGGTAATTGAACTCAGGAGCCCTGATTAGTTGGGTGTGGTGTATGCTTAGTTTGCATGTACCACTGTCCAGTCCTTTCCTCTAGGGAAGGATATTTGTAGGGTTGAGAACTGGAAATagaactgctttaaaaatataaatcaattgctgtgttcagttttaatAGAAGTCCTGTTAAAAAACTAAAGTGTACAACTTTGTGTCTTGATTCTATTTTGGCAGTCACCCCTGGGAAACGGTAACGACAGCTGCCATGCAGAAATACCCAAATCCCATGAACCCCAGCGTGGTTGGAGTAGATGTCCTGGACAGACACGTAGACGCCAGTGGGAAGCTGCACAGCCACAGACTCCTCAGTACAGAATGGGGAATACCCTCCATTGTGAAATCGGTACATATTGTATTGCAGAGCCTGAAAAGGATGCCGGAGGGAGGGGAAGCTTGTGAACCAGGTGTTGTAATAGATGTGTATCATTTCATAACTTTaatggtttaaaaatataagcattTACGTATCAGGAAATCTCAATAGTAGTACTCATAGCAACTTCCTGATAGCCAGAAATTGCTTAGATCTTAGATTGCTTCCATCTTGAAAATGAGATCCACCTCAActgaatagttttattttaagctaaACCCTAATTCTGTTGTCTCAGTGTCTGTTCAATACAATAAGCGTTACCTTTAGTAGTTTAGCATTTAAAGGCACTAAAAAAATTGCAGTTGGTTAGCATAATAATTCCGTATATGTTTGCCTGTCTTCTAGCTCATTGGCATGTGCAGAACAAAGACGTATGTTCAGGAGCACTCTGTTGTTGAcccagtgaaaaaaacaatggaGCTTAAATCCAGTAATGTAAGTACCTGTGTTTATGCAATTGAAATAGATTACAGATTATAATAATTCCTTGtaaatttgaaaaggaaaatcatcttgaaaattacttgaaaattgCATTAGAACAAGTTTAAGTAACGTGTTTATAGTTGACcggttctgtttttcagaaaggagCTACTAGGTTTTTGGAACTTGTCAGGACGAAAGCATCTGAACGTACTGACGAGGAGGATAGCAGTATTTTGGGTAGGGAGggtgttaggaaaaaaaatttaaaagccatTTGGTGTACACTGTCACCATTTCCTAATCATGTcacattttgctctttttacTACTCCATCTGTCTGATCCCACTGTTAAAGTGTTCTTATAACTGTGGTAGTGT comes from Nyctibius grandis isolate bNycGra1 chromosome 19, bNycGra1.pri, whole genome shotgun sequence and encodes:
- the PRELID3B gene encoding PRELI domain containing protein 3B; the protein is MKIWTSEHVFDHPWETVTTAAMQKYPNPMNPSVVGVDVLDRHVDASGKLHSHRLLSTEWGIPSIVKSLIGMCRTKTYVQEHSVVDPVKKTMELKSSNISFTNLVSVDERLVYKPHPHEPDKTILTQEAIISVKGVSLSSYLEGLMANTISSNANKGREALEWVINRLNAEIEEFTASARETMRNSMAAAAFVEK